Proteins encoded together in one Desulfosporosinus meridiei DSM 13257 window:
- a CDS encoding protein-L-isoaspartate(D-aspartate) O-methyltransferase — protein MSNLNKEYSIDAYSERRAEREWMVHTQLVSRDITDETVINSMSLVPRHKFVREDKQDLAYYDTPLEIDSGQTISQPYMVALMAQALSLKASDRVLEIGTGSGYSAAILSRIALRVYTIERHQVLASLAEERFRKQGYKNIEVRVGDGTLGWQEKAPFDAILVTAGGPVIPDPLLDQLAVGGRLVIPVGERGEQSLLRLKKTMSGKLITENLGGVRFVPLIGMRGWDERIKNS, from the coding sequence GTGAGTAATTTGAATAAAGAATATAGTATAGATGCTTATTCAGAGCGTCGGGCTGAACGTGAGTGGATGGTTCATACGCAGCTCGTAAGTCGAGACATAACAGATGAGACTGTTATTAATAGCATGTCTTTGGTTCCAAGGCACAAATTTGTCAGAGAGGATAAACAAGACTTAGCCTATTATGATACTCCACTGGAAATAGATTCTGGACAGACAATTAGTCAGCCGTATATGGTTGCTCTGATGGCTCAGGCCTTAAGCTTAAAAGCAAGTGACCGAGTTTTGGAAATAGGAACCGGTTCTGGTTATTCAGCAGCGATTTTATCTCGAATTGCCTTGAGGGTTTATACAATAGAACGACATCAAGTACTTGCTAGCTTGGCGGAGGAACGATTTAGAAAACAAGGGTATAAAAATATTGAAGTAAGAGTTGGGGATGGAACTCTGGGGTGGCAAGAGAAGGCACCCTTTGATGCAATCTTAGTTACTGCAGGAGGGCCTGTTATTCCGGATCCTTTACTGGATCAACTAGCTGTCGGAGGCCGCTTGGTGATTCCGGTTGGGGAGAGGGGAGAGCAGAGTTTATTGCGTTTAAAGAAAACAATGTCCGGTAAATTGATAACTGAAAATCTGGGAGGAGTGCGTTTTGTTCCGCTAATTGGAATGAGGGGATGGGATGAAAGAATAAAGAATAGTTAG